Proteins found in one Chondrinema litorale genomic segment:
- a CDS encoding efflux RND transporter permease subunit, with the protein MLNKIIKYFLENKLVTILVLLAFVAWGIVTAPFGWKVGGLPSDPVPVDAIPDIGENQQIVFTQWQGRSPQDIEDQISYPLTTYLLGIPGVKSIRSSSIFGFSSIYIIFSEEVEFYWSRSRILEKLNSLPSGLLPEGVQPALGPDATALGQVYWYTIEGRDKKGNPTGGWDLHEIRTIQDFYVKYGLNATEGVSEVASIGGFVKEYQIDVNPDAMKAYNIPLYKVMQAVQKSNKDVGAKTIEINQAEYLVRGLGYVKKVEDIEKAVVAVEDNVPIRIKDIGVVSIGPATRRGLLDKDGAEVVGGVVVARYGANPLEVINNVKEKIAEIAPGLPKKTLSDGRESQLTIVPFYDRSELIYETLGTLEEALSLEILITILVVIVMVYNLRASFLISSLLPIAVLMVFIAMRYFGVDANIVALSGIAIAIGTMVDLGIILSENIIKHIEEAPAGQKLIATIYNGASEVATAILTAVSTTIVSFIPVFTMQAAEGKLFGPLAFTKTFALLSALIVSLIILPTLAHWFFGFKVQNRFLKKYSNYVLIAIGLLGIVIGQIWAGVLLLLFGSIALLKKYLGINEKQLPKVPNFLLTYAELIIVLIGVVWLLAEYWLPLGASKPLLLNFLFVALLVGTILGLFTILEYNYKKVLNWCLNNKFKFLIIPGLLILLGANIWLGFNSIFGFVSIGLQKVGWKINDSKVWVGITEIFPGIGKEFMPSLDEGSFLLMPTSMPHSGVTYNRKIVGQLDMLLTNIPEVELTVGKLGRVESALDPAPISMYENVINYKPEYELNKKGHRQRFKVDNDKQFITVNGDSITNQEGLEQGITANDLIADEDGEYYRNWREHIHSPDDIWNEIVKVTKLPGVTSAPKLQPIETRLVMLQTGMRAPMGIKVYGPDLKTIENFGLALENTLKEVSSVKSEAVFADRIVGKPYLHLDIDRDEISRYGLNVDDVQQIIETAIGGMKISSTVEGRERFPMRVRYPRELRDDAEAIGKILMPTPTGAQIPLSQIVKFTYVRGPQAIKSEETFLVGYVLFDKREGFSEVTVVNAAQSMIQKKIDSGELKVPAGVSYKFSGSYENQVRAEKRLSIIVPLVLGIVFLILYFQFRSVSTSLMVFTGIAMAFSGGFIMLWLYSQNWFADFTLFGTNFRDLFQMHTINLSVAVWVGFIALFGVATDDGVLIATYLDQSFQRNKPSTIAEVRAAVLEAGLRRIKPALMTVGTTMIALLPVLTSTGRGSDIMIPMAIPSFGGMAFALISIFIVPVIYCYREEGKLLNSQS; encoded by the coding sequence ATGCTTAATAAGATTATAAAATATTTCCTAGAGAATAAATTGGTGACTATTCTCGTACTTTTAGCTTTTGTAGCTTGGGGTATAGTAACAGCACCTTTTGGATGGAAAGTAGGCGGATTACCATCTGATCCTGTTCCGGTTGATGCCATACCCGATATTGGAGAAAATCAACAAATCGTTTTTACTCAGTGGCAAGGTCGTTCACCCCAAGATATTGAAGATCAAATATCTTATCCATTGACCACCTATCTGCTGGGTATTCCAGGAGTTAAATCCATACGTAGTTCGTCAATCTTCGGTTTTTCAAGTATTTATATTATTTTTTCTGAAGAAGTTGAGTTTTATTGGTCACGATCCAGAATTTTAGAAAAACTAAACTCTTTACCATCGGGTCTGCTACCAGAAGGCGTTCAACCTGCTTTAGGGCCAGATGCTACTGCTTTAGGTCAAGTATATTGGTATACGATAGAAGGCCGAGACAAAAAAGGTAATCCAACAGGGGGATGGGATTTGCATGAAATCCGAACAATTCAGGATTTTTATGTAAAATATGGTCTAAATGCTACAGAAGGGGTATCTGAGGTTGCATCAATTGGAGGATTTGTGAAAGAGTATCAGATTGATGTGAATCCTGATGCTATGAAAGCCTATAATATACCACTCTATAAAGTGATGCAGGCAGTTCAGAAGTCTAATAAAGATGTAGGTGCCAAAACGATAGAAATTAATCAGGCTGAGTATTTAGTTAGAGGATTGGGTTATGTTAAAAAGGTGGAAGACATAGAAAAAGCAGTCGTAGCAGTCGAGGATAATGTGCCAATCAGGATAAAAGATATTGGAGTAGTTTCTATTGGCCCAGCAACTCGTAGGGGTTTACTGGATAAAGATGGTGCCGAAGTAGTAGGAGGTGTGGTTGTAGCAAGATATGGAGCTAATCCCTTGGAAGTAATAAATAATGTGAAGGAAAAAATAGCAGAAATAGCCCCAGGGTTACCAAAAAAAACACTTTCAGATGGAAGGGAAAGTCAACTAACAATTGTCCCTTTTTATGACCGCTCAGAACTGATTTATGAGACATTAGGTACTCTAGAAGAGGCTTTATCTCTTGAAATATTAATAACCATTCTGGTTGTTATCGTCATGGTTTATAACCTGAGAGCTTCATTTCTGATATCAAGTTTACTTCCAATAGCTGTACTCATGGTATTTATAGCAATGCGTTATTTTGGAGTAGATGCAAATATTGTAGCATTGTCTGGTATTGCCATAGCTATTGGAACAATGGTGGATTTAGGCATCATCCTATCGGAGAACATAATTAAGCATATTGAAGAGGCACCAGCAGGTCAAAAATTGATAGCAACCATATATAATGGAGCATCAGAAGTAGCAACAGCCATCCTTACAGCAGTATCAACCACAATAGTTAGTTTCATACCTGTTTTTACAATGCAAGCAGCAGAAGGAAAACTTTTTGGCCCATTGGCATTTACTAAAACCTTTGCTTTGTTATCTGCATTAATTGTTTCCTTAATAATTTTACCGACACTTGCACATTGGTTTTTTGGGTTTAAGGTTCAAAATAGGTTTTTAAAAAAATATAGTAATTATGTATTAATCGCAATTGGACTATTAGGAATAGTTATTGGACAAATTTGGGCAGGTGTACTTCTTCTGTTATTTGGTTCAATTGCATTATTGAAGAAGTATTTGGGCATTAATGAGAAACAACTTCCTAAAGTTCCAAACTTCCTGTTGACTTATGCAGAGTTAATCATCGTTCTAATAGGTGTAGTATGGCTATTGGCAGAATATTGGTTGCCATTGGGGGCATCAAAACCATTACTACTTAATTTTTTATTTGTGGCCTTATTAGTAGGTACAATACTAGGCTTATTTACCATTTTAGAGTACAACTATAAAAAGGTACTAAATTGGTGTTTGAATAATAAATTCAAGTTCCTGATCATACCAGGGCTTCTAATACTATTAGGGGCTAATATCTGGTTAGGTTTTAATAGTATATTTGGGTTTGTTTCTATTGGCTTACAAAAAGTTGGTTGGAAAATAAATGATAGCAAAGTTTGGGTAGGAATTACAGAGATATTTCCAGGTATAGGTAAAGAATTTATGCCATCACTAGACGAAGGAAGTTTTCTTTTGATGCCAACCTCAATGCCACATTCTGGTGTAACATATAATAGAAAGATAGTAGGTCAACTGGATATGTTGTTGACTAATATTCCTGAAGTAGAATTGACAGTGGGTAAACTAGGAAGGGTTGAATCTGCTCTAGATCCTGCACCCATCTCAATGTATGAAAACGTGATTAACTACAAACCTGAATATGAACTAAATAAAAAGGGGCATAGACAACGCTTTAAAGTTGATAATGATAAGCAGTTTATAACTGTAAATGGAGATTCAATTACTAATCAAGAAGGATTAGAGCAAGGTATAACTGCCAATGATTTAATAGCAGATGAGGATGGCGAATATTATCGAAATTGGCGAGAACATATTCATTCACCAGATGATATTTGGAATGAGATTGTGAAGGTAACCAAGTTACCTGGAGTTACTTCAGCACCAAAGTTACAACCCATTGAAACCCGTTTGGTAATGCTTCAAACAGGAATGCGTGCACCTATGGGAATAAAGGTTTATGGTCCAGATCTAAAGACAATAGAAAATTTTGGTTTAGCATTAGAAAATACACTTAAGGAAGTTTCATCAGTAAAATCAGAAGCCGTATTTGCAGACAGGATTGTTGGTAAACCCTATTTACACCTAGATATTGATCGAGATGAAATATCTCGATATGGGTTAAATGTTGATGATGTACAGCAAATAATTGAGACGGCCATTGGAGGGATGAAAATAAGTTCTACAGTAGAAGGACGTGAACGATTTCCTATGAGGGTACGCTATCCTAGAGAGCTGAGAGATGATGCTGAAGCAATAGGTAAAATACTGATGCCTACTCCAACAGGAGCTCAAATCCCACTATCTCAAATAGTAAAATTCACATATGTTCGAGGGCCACAAGCAATCAAGAGTGAAGAAACATTCCTTGTTGGATATGTTCTTTTTGATAAGCGAGAAGGATTTTCGGAGGTAACTGTAGTAAATGCGGCACAATCAATGATTCAGAAAAAGATTGATTCTGGAGAACTGAAAGTTCCTGCTGGTGTGAGTTATAAATTCTCAGGTAGTTATGAGAATCAGGTAAGAGCAGAAAAACGATTATCCATCATAGTACCACTAGTATTAGGCATTGTATTTTTGATATTATATTTTCAATTCCGTTCTGTTTCTACTTCGCTGATGGTATTTACAGGAATAGCTATGGCTTTTAGTGGAGGATTTATTATGTTATGGTTATATAGCCAAAATTGGTTTGCAGATTTCACGCTTTTTGGAACCAATTTTCGTGATCTTTTCCAAATGCATACCATTAACTTGAGTGTAGCAGTTTGGGTTGGTTTCATTGCATTGTTTGGAGTAGCAACAGATGATGGGGTATTAATAGCTACCTACCTTGATCAAAGTTTTCAAAGAAACAAACCATCGACAATCGCAGAAGTTCGAGCAGCAGTATTAGAAGCAGGACTAAGAAGAATAAAACCAGCTTTAATGACAGTTGGCACTACAATGATTGCACTGTTACCTGTATTGACTTCTACAGGCCGAGGTTCGGATATTATGATTCCTATGGCTATTCCGTCCTTTGGAGGGATGGCATTTGCCCTTATTAGTATCTTCATTGTTCCAGTAATTTATTGTTATAGAGAAGAAGGTAAACTTTTAAACTCCCAGTCATGA
- a CDS encoding TolC family protein, which produces MKQYIILVFLALGYSFNLEAQTLTAYFKEAAENNPGLQAKYKSFEASMQRVTQVNSLPDANLSFGYFISPVETRVGPQRAKFSLTQMIPWFGTLKVQEDVATLMAEAKYQEFLEAKNKLFYQISAAYYPLIELERLVEIEKENIGILSSYKDIASVKFQNGKGAMVDVLRVDIMLKDASTNLSILEQKEQPLETRFNKLLNRAENTTIVIEDSLSLVSLSSAYGKDTMLISNPLITELELKIQASKASEQVAIKQGLPKLGIGLDYVIVGQRTDMSVADNGKDVLMPMVSVSLPIFRGKYKAAEKEAQLMEASYSLQKEEVANRLTSSYEMIWFELQKQSELIFLYEEQIKESNQSLRLLLSSYGNSGKDFEEVLRMQQQVLKYQKMKASSLSDYYIKMAELDYITAKAK; this is translated from the coding sequence ATGAAACAATATATAATCTTAGTTTTTTTAGCATTGGGGTATAGCTTCAACTTAGAGGCTCAAACGCTAACAGCGTATTTTAAAGAAGCTGCAGAAAATAACCCCGGTTTGCAAGCAAAGTACAAGTCATTTGAAGCATCAATGCAACGTGTAACTCAGGTGAATAGCTTGCCAGATGCCAACCTTTCGTTTGGATACTTCATTTCTCCAGTTGAGACCCGAGTTGGTCCTCAACGAGCCAAATTTTCTTTGACACAAATGATTCCATGGTTTGGGACATTAAAAGTTCAGGAGGATGTAGCTACCTTAATGGCAGAAGCAAAATATCAAGAGTTTTTGGAAGCAAAAAACAAACTCTTTTATCAGATTTCAGCTGCTTATTATCCTCTTATTGAGCTTGAAAGACTTGTAGAAATTGAAAAAGAGAATATAGGTATCCTTTCATCTTACAAGGATATTGCCTCGGTAAAGTTTCAAAACGGTAAAGGGGCAATGGTAGATGTACTAAGGGTTGATATTATGCTAAAAGATGCCTCTACGAACCTTTCTATATTAGAGCAAAAGGAACAACCACTTGAAACACGCTTTAATAAACTTTTGAATCGAGCAGAAAATACAACAATTGTTATTGAAGATTCTTTATCACTGGTTAGTTTATCTTCAGCTTATGGAAAAGATACAATGCTCATTTCCAATCCATTGATAACTGAGTTGGAATTAAAAATTCAGGCAAGTAAAGCAAGTGAACAAGTAGCTATCAAACAAGGGCTCCCAAAGCTTGGTATTGGACTGGATTATGTAATTGTAGGTCAGCGAACAGATATGTCTGTTGCTGATAATGGAAAAGATGTATTAATGCCTATGGTGTCTGTTAGCCTTCCAATTTTCAGGGGCAAATATAAGGCAGCAGAAAAGGAAGCACAGCTAATGGAAGCTTCTTATTCGCTGCAAAAGGAAGAAGTTGCAAACAGGCTAACAAGTTCTTATGAGATGATCTGGTTTGAGCTTCAAAAGCAATCAGAACTCATTTTCCTATATGAAGAACAAATAAAAGAGTCAAATCAATCTTTGAGATTATTGCTAAGTTCTTACGGCAACTCAGGAAAAGATTTTGAAGAAGTATTGCGTATGCAACAACAAGTATTAAAATATCAAAAAATGAAGGCCTCATCATTGTCAGATTATTATATAAAGATGGCCGAGTTAGATTATATCACAGCAAAAGCGAAATAG